Below is a genomic region from Virgibacillus dokdonensis.
TGATAATCATTTTCAATTAAAGGGTAAATCAATTTTTTGTTATTCAGGGAGTAAACGTTCTCAAAAAATTCCACTGTATGATCAATAAACTTTACCCTTTCGCTATATACATAAAGAAAGGAGGATAAGAAAATGTTTCGTTTAACCGCAAATGACTTAACTGTTGGCTATGACAAAGTGCCCATTATACAAAATTTATCCGTTACTATTCCTGATAAGCAGATCACATCCATCATCGGTAGTAATGGTTGTGGAAAATCCACTTTGTTAAAAGCAATGACAAGAATCATCCCTTATGAAGGTGGTTCAGTCCTGTTAGATGGTTCCCAAATTGCCATGATGAAAACAAAGGACGTTGCTAAGAAAATGGCCATCCTCCCCCAATCACCAGATAGCGCAAGCGGATTAACAGTTGGTGAATTGGTATCTTACGGACGCTTTCCACATCAAAGTGGATTAGGTAAATTAAAACAAGCAGATATCGATGTAATTCATTGGGCAATGGAGGTAACTGCTATAATAGATTTTAAACACCGCACTGTAGATGAATTGTCTGGCGGTCAAAGACAGCGCGTGTGGATTGCCATGGCTTTAGCGCAAGAAACGGACATCATTCTACTTGATGAACCAACAACCTATCTCGATATGGCTCATCAACTAGACATTCTTCAACTGCTAGAGCAACTGAATAAGCAAGAAGGTCGAACCATTATAATGGTTTTACACGATATCAACCAAGCGGCTAGGTTCAGTGATCACTTGCTTGCCATGCGTTCGGGACAAATTATTCAAACTGGGAGTCCCAGAGATGTCCTTACCAAAGAAATGTTACGAAATGTATACGAAATAGACGGAGAAATAGGGAAAGACCCACGTACAGGTAAACCAATCTGCATCACTTACGATCTAATTAAACAAAAGGAGCAACATAACGATGAAAAAACAATTCATTCTGCTATTTAGCATCCTCATTCTTGTACTTAGTGCTTGTAATACGAACGATGAAAAGAAAGAAGATAACGATAAAGCAGCTTCAGAAAATGAAAAAGATATCATTACCTATGAATCTGAAGACGGTCCTGTAGAAGTTCCTGCCGACCCGCAACGTGTCGTTGTGCTTAGCCAATTTGCTGGAGATTTAATCAAACTTGGCGTCCATGTTGTTGGTGCTGACTCATGGGCGAAAGATAACCCGCGTTTTGAAGAATTAAAAGACGCTGCCACCGTTTCTGAAGATAATTTGGAACAAATCATCGAGCTAGAACCAGATCTAATCATCGGCTTATCTTCCACTAAAAATATAGACAAGTTAAAAGAAATTGCACCGACCGTTACATTTACTTACGGAAAAGCTGGTTACCTAGATCAACATATTGAAATTGGCAAGCTCGTAAACAAGGAAGAAGAAGCCCGCAAGTGGGTAGAAAATTTTGAGAAAGAAGCAAAAGATGTCGGTAAACAAATTAAAGATAAAATTGGCAAAGATGCTACGGTATCTGTCATCGAAAAGTTCGATAAACAATGGTATGTGTTTGGCGATAATTGGGGGCGTGGTACCGAAATTCTCTATCAAGCCATGGGACTAAAAATGCCTGAATCAGTGAAAGAACAGGCGTTAAAAGATGGTTATTACGCTCTTTCAGAAGAAGTTATCCCTGATTTTGCAGGTGATTATTTAATTGTTAGTGATCAATCTGGTGCAGAAGATACTTCTTACTTAGAGTCGGATACGTTCCGAAGCATTCCTGCTGTACAAAATGATCAAATATTTGTTGTTAATGGAAAAGAATTTTACTTTAATGATGCGTCAACACTTGAATATCAATTGGAGTTTTTCAAAGAAAAATTTTTAGGGGAATAAACGGTGAAGAAAGTAAAAAGAGAAATCCAACATACGGCTTTTCCAATCAAATTAATCATCGCTATTATAGTATGCTTCTTCACATTCCTTATAGCAACAAAAATGGGTGCAAAAGAAACGAGTTTTGCTGACGTTTTTGTTGCGTTTTTCCAAAAAGGTAGTTCTGAAGGCTATTCCGTTATTCGGGATATTCGTTTACCAAGAGAAGTTGCCGTGATGTTTGTTGGGGCAGCTCTTGCTGTCTCCGGTGCCATTATGCAAGGGATGACACGTAACCCCTTAGCTGATCCTGGGTTACTTGGTTTAACTTCCGGTGCCAATGCTGCATTAGCATTCGCACTGGCCATGTTACCGAGCGTAAGTACTTTTGGAATTATGGTGGCATGTTTTATTGGGGCTGCAGCAGGTGCAGGGCTCGTCTTTGGTATTGGCTCCATGCAAAAAGGTGGCTTTACCCCTGTTAAATTAGTATTAGCAGGCGCTGCCATTTCTATCTTTTTACAAGCAGTTGCGGATGCTATCGGTTTATATTTTAAAATCTCCAAAAACATCTCCCTTTGGACAGCAGGAGGTGCTATTGGTACGACATGGCAACAGCTGTCCATTGTTGTTCCATTTATTTTAATCGGGTTACTATTTGCATTGCTTCTATCTCGTCAAGTAACGATTCTCAGCTTAAATGAAGATGTTGCCACTGGTTTAGGTCAAAATACAAGGCGAATTCGTTGGCTGTTATTTATTGTGATTGTTATATTAGCTGGAGCCGCCGTCTCGTTAGTCGGGAATATGGCATTTATCGGCTTAATGATCCCTCATATTGTACGAGCGATTGTTGGTGTTGATTATCGTCATATCATTCCGATGTCTATCTTTACTGGAGCCATCTTTATGTTGCTTGCAGATTTAGTCGGACGTATGATTAATGCACCAATGGAGACACCAGTTGTATCCATTGTTGCTGTTCTTGGACTCCCGTTCTTTCTATTTGTTGTGCGAAAAGGAGGAAGCGCATTTCAATGATTCCATCCCAACTAATACGCAAACAACGTATCATTATATTCATTTTACTACTACTTATTATCATGACGTCCATCATAGCAATTGGCGTAGGCCCATCTTCTGTGTCTATGGATCGTTTAATTCCGACTATTTTAGGAAACGGAACATTTAAAGAAGACTTCGTGTTTTTCTCTATTCGCTTACCACGACTTATTATTATCGTGTTAGCCGGCATGGCACTCTCACTTTCTGGGGCTATTTTACAGGCATTAACTAGAAACGACTTAGCTGATCCTGGAATCATCGGGATAAACTCGGGAGCTGGTGTAGCTATTGCCGTATTCTTTTTATTTATGCCAATAGAAGTAGGAAATTTTGTATATATGCTACCTGTTGTCGCTTTTATCGGTGCTATGGCTACTGCCATATTGATATATATATTTTCCTACCAAAGAAAAACCGGTCTAAATCCTATCCATCTTGTTCTTGTTGGGGTTGGATTTTCCATGGCATTATCTGGTCTTATGGTCATCCTCACATCCGGTGCTAAAAATGAGAAAGTCGACTTCATCGCTAACTGGTTGGCAGGAAATATATGGGGAACAGACTGGCCATTTATCTTAGCTCTGCTCCCATGGATTTTGATTTTATTTCCATATACATACATAAAATCACACCAGTTAAACATATTTGGGATGAGTGAACCAGTAGGTATTGGGCTTGGTATGCATATAGAAAAAGAAAGAATCGTATTATTAATGGTAGCCGTTGCCTTAGCAGCTGCAACCGTATCTGTGACAGGTGGAATTGCCTTTATTGGATTAATGGCACCACATATCGCAAAAGGGCTCGTCGGGCCAAGACATCAGCTATTCCTGCCAATCACTATTCTGATTGGTGCTTGGTTATTACTAGTAGCCGATACGATTGGCAGGAATATATTGCAGCCAGAAGGCATTGCCACAGGTATTGTCGTGGCAATTATCGGAGCACCGTATTTTATTTATCTACTATTAAGAAGCAAATAACATGAGCGAGTGGGTAGTGCCCACTCGATACCACCAATTTCTTTACCGTTTGTACGAAATTAAGCCCCCCTTCTAACATCAGTAGGCCATTTTCCACATACGCAGCTTTATTTTTTTGTACGAGTTTAATTAATGACTGGTTATCAAAACCGCCAATATAGGCATCATTAATTGTGATGAGGTCGTTTAGCTTATAAACTTTATTTTTCAAGCAATAGTTCTTTATTTCCATAATTTCACTCCGTATTATAGAAAATATTCTCCAGGCATTCACCTATAAGCATTAATTATAACGGCTAATAATGGATAGCTATACAAGATAAAAACAACACTAAATTCAGTAAATTCTTTTATTTTCAAAAGCTGATGATGTGTTGATTCTCAAGAAAACCATCACGCTTATGATACGCCACAACTTAAGCCTCCACATATACTTACTCCTGATCAGATATTTTTGCGTGGACAACAAAGCGCCCCTCATCCGGGTCGAGTGTATAATCACAAGTGGATAGTGTAATAATCGTATCCTTTTCATTCACGTGTACATCAGATTGGAATACTGATTTATCTTTAATTTCATTAACTAATTGTCTGTACTCATCTTGGGTAGAGAAATGTGTTTGAATATAATCAAAGTCTGTTGTCGTGTGATAGACAGAGAATACTTCTGCTTGATAGCTCTCATATTTCGTATCAAAATAAACGCTACGATGGTTTGAAAAAAATTCTTCATCCGTATATTTTCTTAAATTATGAAACATAGACCCATCCTTCATGTTATGCCCATATAAAACAATATTTGAATTGTATGCATTCACATTATTACGATAGTCCATAAAAATACTACCGGCTCTTGATTGTTCTTCTTTGTAATTCCGATATAAATAATGCTCATTATTCTCTGCTTGTAAAATTGGATAATTTATATTTGTCTTATCAATAGCAAGCCAACCAATAATGTCCGGGTTTATTTTGTGTAGCTCTTTAAATTGCTTTCTTATTTCACCTTTTTCAACTTCTGATGAATCTGAAGCCTTTGTTTGTGCTGCATATATATCCTGTACATCAGCCAGTACTTGTCTATTTTGATAGTAATCCAATCCTAATGAAACTAATTCATATGCTGAATAGACAAACACTCCAAGACATATAGTGATCAACAGATTAGAAAGCGATTTTCTGATTTTCTTACCACTCATTTTATCACTCCACATTTGAATCTTAAATTCCAATGGGTATTGTATAAATCCCTGTATCTTTGTTTTCTTTGATTAAAACATTTATTCCGTAAACTTCCTTCATAAGCTCATTAGTAATTACATCTTTGGGCACACCTTTTTTAACTATTTGTCCATGTTTCATAGCAATAATAATGTCACTATATCGGATTGCCTGATTAATATCATGAAGTACCATAACGATCGTTATACCTAAATCTCTATTTAGTTTTTTAATAAATTCTAATAGCTCATATTGATAATAAATATCCAAATAAGTCGTCGGTTCATCTAAAAACAGAAAAGGAGTACGTTGAGCTAAAGTTAGCGCAATCCAAACACGTTGTTGTTCTCCACCGGATAAAGTATATAGGGCATGGTTTCTTTTCTTAGATAAATTTGTTTTTTGGAGTGCCCATTCAATTACTTTAGCATCCTCTTGCTTATTATTAGCTAAAAATGACTTATATGGCAATCTGCCATAACTAATTAATTTTTCTACTGTCATATCAGCTGGTGCGCTGTTTCTTTGATGTACAACGGCTACCTTTCGGGCAAATTCTTTTGATCGAAATTCAACTAATTGTTTTCCGTCTAACCGAACATACCCTTTATGAGGAGTGATTTGATTGGACATTATTCCAAGTAATGTTGATTTTCCACTCCCATTTGGCCCAATAATTGTAGTAATTTTCCCGCGATTAATCTCTCCGTTTACATCAACCAAATGATTGTTTTTAAGGTCATACGAAAAAGTTATATCTTTAAGTTCCATAAACTCGATCACTCTTTCTAAGCAAAAATATTAGAAACGGTCCTCCTATTAACGCCATAATAATAGAAGCAGGAATTTCATTTGGTGCAATAATAATTCTCCCTAATGTATCGGATAATAATATTAACAAAGAACCTAAGAGTGCTGAAAAAGGAATAAGAACTTTATGATCAGTACCGACTAAGATTCGACCAATATGTGGGACAAGCAAACCCACAAATAAAAATAAACCTGCTGTTGCAGTAGCAATACCAGCTAACAAAACAGCAATTGATGAAATAACAAATCGAGCAATATTTACATTTAATCCTAAGCTTTTCACAGTTTTATCTTCTAAGGCTAAATAATTACACCAAGCAAAAACCAAACAGGCAAAAATCAACCCTATTGTACCGTAAACAACGATAATCTCAACATCCGCCCATTTTTTCATAGATAGCGTAGAAGTAGTTACTTCTTGTACCATGGAAGAGGTATAACTACCTCGATAATTAAAGGTTTGACTTAAGCTTGTAAAAATGGCATTAATCGCAACCCCAATTAAAATCATTCTTAAAGGATCTAAACCCGACTTCCAAGAAAATGAATAAACCAAGAAAAATGCAATTGCACCGCCTAAAAAAGCAAATAATGGTGTATAGAAGAATAACGTTGGAAAAATACTTATCATCAACATACTCATAAATCCCGCACCGGAAGATACACCAATAATTCCAGGTTCAGCTAATGGATTTCTCATTACTGCTTGAATAAGTACACCCGAAACAGATAATGCCGCTCCAGCAAAAATAGCGATTATAATCCTTGGTAATCGTAAATCTTTAACTACTTCGACGTCATTATTCGTTCCCGAAATTAAACCTTGAATAAGTTCCATAAAGGTTACACGAATACTTCCTGACATTGCCGAAAACAGGATTACGGAGACGAGTAATATAATAATTGTTACAAAACTAATGATTCGCTTATTCACTGTGGTCACTCTTTTCTATCTCCTTACCTTTATTTTCCTCAGGATACAACATGTTATATAATTCATCTAATGCTTCCGGGGCTGCTAGATTAGCTGTTGTCCCGAAAAGAAGTTCTTCTAAGTCGTATACTCGACCATTTTTCACGGCGTCAAAATGCTTCCAAATATCATTTTCTTTAAATTCCTTATCAAACATCTTAACGACTTCATCAGGCATACCATGTGCTGCTCGTAAAATAATATCTGGATTGGCCTGTTGTAAATGTTCCGTATTAGAAGCTAGGTATTCAACCTTCTCCCCTGAAAACACATTGACACCACCAGCTATTTCAACTAAATCTCCAATGTAGGAGCGGTCCGTTGCTACTAAATAACTACCTGGTACTCCCATTAAAATAAGAACACGTGGTGGTTTCTTACCATGCGTCTTTTTATTAATGTCTGCTACCTTTTCGTCAAAAGTTTGTACGATTTTTTTTGCCTCTGCTTCACGGTCGAATTCTTTGCCAAGATTTATTATTGCTTTATGCATATTTTCTACACTTTGGAGGTTAATATATCTCGTATCTATGCCCGCATCATCAAATACAGATTCTAGATCGTACTTTAGTGTTGTCACAGACAGTATTTTTTTTGGTTTTAGTGACATAATTAGTTCCATATCAGGACTCATTGGATTACCAACTTCTGTTACATCATCATACCTTTCTGGTAAATCTTTATAACTTGTCGGAATTCCGATTAAGTCTAGTTTTAGTGCATTCATTATTTC
It encodes:
- a CDS encoding FecCD family ABC transporter permease, producing the protein MIPSQLIRKQRIIIFILLLLIIMTSIIAIGVGPSSVSMDRLIPTILGNGTFKEDFVFFSIRLPRLIIIVLAGMALSLSGAILQALTRNDLADPGIIGINSGAGVAIAVFFLFMPIEVGNFVYMLPVVAFIGAMATAILIYIFSYQRKTGLNPIHLVLVGVGFSMALSGLMVILTSGAKNEKVDFIANWLAGNIWGTDWPFILALLPWILILFPYTYIKSHQLNIFGMSEPVGIGLGMHIEKERIVLLMVAVALAAATVSVTGGIAFIGLMAPHIAKGLVGPRHQLFLPITILIGAWLLLVADTIGRNILQPEGIATGIVVAIIGAPYFIYLLLRSK
- a CDS encoding ABC transporter ATP-binding protein, translated to MFRLTANDLTVGYDKVPIIQNLSVTIPDKQITSIIGSNGCGKSTLLKAMTRIIPYEGGSVLLDGSQIAMMKTKDVAKKMAILPQSPDSASGLTVGELVSYGRFPHQSGLGKLKQADIDVIHWAMEVTAIIDFKHRTVDELSGGQRQRVWIAMALAQETDIILLDEPTTYLDMAHQLDILQLLEQLNKQEGRTIIMVLHDINQAARFSDHLLAMRSGQIIQTGSPRDVLTKEMLRNVYEIDGEIGKDPRTGKPICITYDLIKQKEQHNDEKTIHSAI
- a CDS encoding iron-hydroxamate ABC transporter substrate-binding protein, with amino-acid sequence MKKQFILLFSILILVLSACNTNDEKKEDNDKAASENEKDIITYESEDGPVEVPADPQRVVVLSQFAGDLIKLGVHVVGADSWAKDNPRFEELKDAATVSEDNLEQIIELEPDLIIGLSSTKNIDKLKEIAPTVTFTYGKAGYLDQHIEIGKLVNKEEEARKWVENFEKEAKDVGKQIKDKIGKDATVSVIEKFDKQWYVFGDNWGRGTEILYQAMGLKMPESVKEQALKDGYYALSEEVIPDFAGDYLIVSDQSGAEDTSYLESDTFRSIPAVQNDQIFVVNGKEFYFNDASTLEYQLEFFKEKFLGE
- the srtB gene encoding class B sortase, which produces MSGKKIRKSLSNLLITICLGVFVYSAYELVSLGLDYYQNRQVLADVQDIYAAQTKASDSSEVEKGEIRKQFKELHKINPDIIGWLAIDKTNINYPILQAENNEHYLYRNYKEEQSRAGSIFMDYRNNVNAYNSNIVLYGHNMKDGSMFHNLRKYTDEEFFSNHRSVYFDTKYESYQAEVFSVYHTTTDFDYIQTHFSTQDEYRQLVNEIKDKSVFQSDVHVNEKDTIITLSTCDYTLDPDEGRFVVHAKISDQE
- a CDS encoding FecCD family ABC transporter permease — encoded protein: MKKVKREIQHTAFPIKLIIAIIVCFFTFLIATKMGAKETSFADVFVAFFQKGSSEGYSVIRDIRLPREVAVMFVGAALAVSGAIMQGMTRNPLADPGLLGLTSGANAALAFALAMLPSVSTFGIMVACFIGAAAGAGLVFGIGSMQKGGFTPVKLVLAGAAISIFLQAVADAIGLYFKISKNISLWTAGGAIGTTWQQLSIVVPFILIGLLFALLLSRQVTILSLNEDVATGLGQNTRRIRWLLFIVIVILAGAAVSLVGNMAFIGLMIPHIVRAIVGVDYRHIIPMSIFTGAIFMLLADLVGRMINAPMETPVVSIVAVLGLPFFLFVVRKGGSAFQ
- a CDS encoding ABC transporter ATP-binding protein — its product is MELKDITFSYDLKNNHLVDVNGEINRGKITTIIGPNGSGKSTLLGIMSNQITPHKGYVRLDGKQLVEFRSKEFARKVAVVHQRNSAPADMTVEKLISYGRLPYKSFLANNKQEDAKVIEWALQKTNLSKKRNHALYTLSGGEQQRVWIALTLAQRTPFLFLDEPTTYLDIYYQYELLEFIKKLNRDLGITIVMVLHDINQAIRYSDIIIAMKHGQIVKKGVPKDVITNELMKEVYGINVLIKENKDTGIYTIPIGI
- the isdE gene encoding heme ABC transporter substrate-binding protein IsdE, which encodes MKKAYMFLLIVVVVVGLVGCSDGGKATVGEVSDPDNNRIVSTTVAVTEIMNALKLDLIGIPTSYKDLPERYDDVTEVGNPMSPDMELIMSLKPKKILSVTTLKYDLESVFDDAGIDTRYINLQSVENMHKAIINLGKEFDREAEAKKIVQTFDEKVADINKKTHGKKPPRVLILMGVPGSYLVATDRSYIGDLVEIAGGVNVFSGEKVEYLASNTEHLQQANPDIILRAAHGMPDEVVKMFDKEFKENDIWKHFDAVKNGRVYDLEELLFGTTANLAAPEALDELYNMLYPEENKGKEIEKSDHSE
- a CDS encoding FecCD family ABC transporter permease is translated as MNKRIISFVTIIILLVSVILFSAMSGSIRVTFMELIQGLISGTNNDVEVVKDLRLPRIIIAIFAGAALSVSGVLIQAVMRNPLAEPGIIGVSSGAGFMSMLMISIFPTLFFYTPLFAFLGGAIAFFLVYSFSWKSGLDPLRMILIGVAINAIFTSLSQTFNYRGSYTSSMVQEVTTSTLSMKKWADVEIIVVYGTIGLIFACLVFAWCNYLALEDKTVKSLGLNVNIARFVISSIAVLLAGIATATAGLFLFVGLLVPHIGRILVGTDHKVLIPFSALLGSLLILLSDTLGRIIIAPNEIPASIIMALIGGPFLIFLLRKSDRVYGT